One Luteolibacter flavescens genomic region harbors:
- a CDS encoding WYL domain-containing protein, producing MSVLSHASLDEIRRSINQRRRIRFIYRKVEVIAEPHLFGNFRKTRAFVLCAWTVHPEERWEYFRLAEMRDVDILLETFGAAREGFNPYDPKIEMVDTSVRI from the coding sequence ATGTCCGTACTCTCCCACGCTTCGCTCGACGAAATCCGGCGCTCGATCAATCAACGTCGTCGCATCCGCTTCATTTACCGGAAGGTCGAGGTGATCGCGGAGCCTCATCTCTTTGGAAATTTCCGGAAGACCCGTGCCTTCGTTCTCTGCGCTTGGACCGTTCATCCCGAGGAACGCTGGGAATACTTCCGGCTCGCCGAGATGCGGGACGTGGACATCTTGCTTGAGACTTTCGGTGCGGCGAGGGAGGGCTTCAATCCCTACGACCCGAAGATCGAGATGGTGGACACGTCAGTCCGCATATGA
- a CDS encoding YihY/virulence factor BrkB family protein has translation MEKEPLPESASIFALLKETAEGFIEDEGLRLSAALAYYSAFALAPLLLIVLSIAGLVFGDDAVSGMLYDEIRRDLGHSGAAVLEDMVAHARDPQQGVVMSLVGLVVLLFGAAGLFGQLQSALNAMWNVPPRKGHGVRNFVKSRFLSFSMVLGTGFLLLVSMVVSTMLHAVGSKVGQIANVPAPIWAAVGGVISFALIALLFAAIFKVLPDVVIRWRDVWTGAIFTSGLFAVGKSLIGWYLGREAMASSYGSAGSLIVVLSWLYYSSAILLFGAEFTQVQARAAGREIKARAMRAIASGHGKPGP, from the coding sequence ATGGAGAAAGAACCACTACCCGAAAGCGCCAGCATTTTCGCGCTGCTGAAGGAAACGGCGGAGGGATTCATCGAGGACGAGGGCCTTCGTCTGAGTGCGGCGCTTGCCTACTATTCCGCATTCGCGCTCGCGCCGCTGTTGCTGATCGTGCTGTCGATCGCGGGACTGGTCTTCGGGGATGATGCCGTCAGCGGAATGCTGTATGATGAGATCCGCCGCGATCTCGGTCACAGCGGTGCGGCGGTGCTGGAAGACATGGTGGCACATGCGCGCGATCCTCAGCAGGGGGTGGTCATGTCGCTGGTCGGACTCGTTGTCCTGCTCTTCGGTGCCGCCGGGCTTTTCGGGCAACTCCAGTCGGCGCTGAATGCGATGTGGAACGTGCCACCCCGCAAGGGCCACGGAGTGAGGAATTTCGTGAAAAGCCGCTTCCTCTCTTTCTCAATGGTGCTGGGGACCGGCTTCCTGCTGCTGGTGTCCATGGTGGTATCCACCATGCTACATGCAGTGGGGTCAAAGGTGGGTCAGATCGCCAATGTCCCTGCTCCTATCTGGGCGGCGGTGGGAGGAGTGATTTCCTTCGCTCTGATTGCCCTGCTTTTCGCGGCGATTTTCAAGGTCCTGCCTGACGTCGTGATCCGATGGCGCGACGTGTGGACCGGTGCGATCTTTACATCCGGACTTTTCGCCGTGGGGAAGTCGCTGATCGGATGGTATCTCGGCCGTGAAGCGATGGCCTCCAGCTACGGGTCCGCCGGATCGCTAATCGTCGTCTTAAGCTGGCTCTATTACTCGTCAGCCATCCTCCTCTTCGGCGCGGAGTTCACCCAAGTGCAGGCCCGGGCAGCGGGTCGGGAGATCAAGGCCCGGGCGATGCGAGCGATCGCATCCGGCCATGGAAAACCCGGGCCTTGA
- a CDS encoding PAS domain-containing hybrid sensor histidine kinase/response regulator, whose protein sequence is MTVPSDLPLSPDAGPSWLQSRLLAFDEIVAVVEGYAIFTMDPSGVVLDWNVGAERIMGYSAGEVIGMPSECFFSEVERANGLPAGILDSAVKDGSFTGEGWRLRKGGERFWGHVTITALHSPEGDIQGFLQITRDLTQRRLTMEALRQSEERFRLLVEGVSDYAIFMLDPEGHVMSWNIGARRIKGYDQEEIVGRHFSVFYPTQALEGGVPQKLLAQALREGRAEQEGWRMRKDGTRFWGHVLITALHDHSGELRGYAKITRDLTERRQAESLREAGKRKDAFLATLAHELRNPLAPILPGVDIILRSPDDPEKVAGVAAMMKRQVDQMARLIDDLVDISRITTGKIELRKSAVPFSEVLERAMEAVNPLIQRHGQDLTVDVGSVGLMVDADPHRLAQMLSNLLSNASKYTQAGGQIRLSVLPEADGHLKISVKDNGKGIPAEFQQSIFELFDQGTSGSSDGLGIGLTLVRSLAEMHGGSVSVLSDGEGLGSEFTLRLPVLLPGEPASVSDSLSPAQASASSALRVVIADDSRAAADIMGMFFHMEGFEVEVAYDGEDAVARAKSFQPDLVVLDLGMPKIDGFEACKRIRAMLPQAVVVALSGWGSRDDRRRSSDAGFDEHLVKPVAPDDLRTVLDSYFKKSRAS, encoded by the coding sequence ATGACCGTGCCTTCCGACCTTCCCCTTTCCCCCGATGCAGGGCCTTCGTGGCTGCAGAGCAGACTTCTCGCTTTCGATGAGATCGTGGCGGTGGTCGAGGGCTACGCGATTTTCACGATGGATCCTTCCGGCGTGGTCTTGGATTGGAATGTAGGAGCCGAGCGCATCATGGGATATTCCGCGGGCGAGGTGATCGGGATGCCGAGCGAGTGCTTCTTCTCGGAAGTCGAGCGAGCGAATGGCCTGCCGGCTGGTATCCTGGACTCAGCGGTGAAGGACGGATCATTCACTGGCGAGGGATGGCGGCTGAGAAAAGGGGGCGAGCGCTTCTGGGGACACGTCACCATCACCGCGCTTCATTCACCGGAGGGCGATATTCAGGGCTTTCTCCAGATCACGCGGGACCTCACCCAGCGCCGGTTGACGATGGAGGCGCTTCGCCAGAGCGAGGAGCGATTTCGCCTGCTGGTGGAGGGCGTAAGCGACTACGCGATCTTCATGCTGGACCCGGAAGGCCACGTCATGAGCTGGAATATCGGCGCGCGACGCATCAAGGGCTACGATCAGGAAGAAATCGTGGGCCGGCATTTCTCGGTCTTCTATCCCACTCAGGCGCTCGAAGGAGGAGTGCCGCAGAAGCTGCTGGCGCAGGCACTGAGGGAGGGACGTGCGGAGCAGGAGGGCTGGCGGATGCGAAAGGACGGCACCCGCTTCTGGGGGCACGTGCTGATCACCGCACTCCACGATCACAGCGGCGAGCTCCGCGGATACGCGAAGATCACGCGTGATCTCACCGAGCGCCGCCAAGCGGAGTCGCTTCGAGAAGCTGGCAAGCGGAAGGACGCCTTCCTCGCCACACTCGCTCACGAACTGCGCAACCCGCTCGCCCCGATCTTGCCCGGCGTGGACATCATCCTGCGCTCGCCGGATGACCCGGAGAAGGTCGCAGGCGTGGCCGCCATGATGAAACGGCAAGTCGATCAGATGGCGCGTCTGATCGACGACCTCGTGGACATCTCGCGCATCACCACTGGCAAGATCGAACTGAGGAAGTCGGCGGTGCCGTTTTCCGAAGTGCTGGAGCGGGCAATGGAAGCGGTTAATCCGCTGATCCAGCGGCACGGGCAGGATCTGACCGTGGATGTCGGCTCGGTCGGCTTGATGGTCGATGCCGACCCGCACCGTTTGGCGCAGATGCTTTCCAACCTGCTTTCGAATGCTTCCAAATACACGCAGGCGGGGGGGCAGATCCGGCTTTCGGTTTTACCGGAGGCGGACGGGCACCTGAAGATTTCCGTGAAGGACAATGGGAAAGGGATTCCCGCGGAGTTCCAGCAATCGATCTTCGAATTGTTCGATCAGGGTACCAGCGGGTCATCGGATGGCCTGGGCATCGGGCTGACGCTGGTTCGGTCCCTCGCGGAGATGCACGGGGGCTCGGTCTCGGTCCTGAGCGATGGCGAAGGGCTCGGAAGCGAGTTCACGCTGCGCCTGCCCGTCCTATTGCCGGGTGAGCCAGCTTCGGTGTCTGACTCGCTCTCTCCGGCACAGGCAAGCGCCTCCTCAGCGCTGCGGGTCGTGATCGCGGATGACTCCCGCGCCGCTGCGGACATCATGGGAATGTTTTTCCACATGGAGGGCTTCGAGGTCGAGGTGGCGTACGACGGCGAGGATGCCGTGGCGCGCGCGAAATCCTTCCAGCCGGATCTGGTGGTCCTCGACCTCGGAATGCCGAAGATCGATGGCTTCGAGGCATGCAAGCGGATCCGCGCGATGCTGCCGCAGGCGGTGGTGGTCGCGCTGAGCGGGTGGGGGAGTCGTGATGACCGCCGCCGTTCGTCAGATGCGGGGTTTGACGAGCATCTCGTCAAACCCGTGGCCCCCGACGACTTGCGAACCGTGCTGGATAGCTATTTCAAAAAGAGCCGCGCCAGTTGA
- a CDS encoding GNAT family N-acetyltransferase: protein MSEVIDQTGRGRFELEEEGALAFAAYRREGNLLIIPHVEADPALRGRGTAGRLMAGMLEIIRARGEKVRPICGYAVAWIGRHPEYRDLVE, encoded by the coding sequence ATGAGCGAGGTCATTGATCAGACAGGGCGCGGGCGTTTCGAACTTGAGGAAGAAGGAGCGCTCGCCTTTGCCGCTTACCGTCGCGAGGGAAACCTGCTCATCATCCCCCATGTCGAGGCGGATCCTGCGCTTCGCGGTCGAGGCACAGCGGGCCGGCTCATGGCAGGCATGCTGGAGATCATCCGTGCACGTGGGGAGAAAGTCCGCCCCATCTGCGGCTACGCGGTCGCATGGATCGGGCGGCATCCCGAGTATCGCGACTTGGTGGAGTAA
- a CDS encoding OmpA family protein codes for MKYRTPSPYIVSAIAAAAMITLPPAMMGQEPANPGSTPLKDRSEKVSPRSQPVEDKSRRASTESTPLEDEKREAGDRTQPAGKDAKPIRDDDFKANRRSTPERDTNEKASPDAEKTTDRSPQKASPDARKTTDRTSDKADPYSAKVRDSDAKKANSESRVTSPDQRRRTAPNENLPAPEIGTAESDVMKARDELAVAHDQRKLDIKGRADAGKMVQEILGKHSNLSRAEMNRSNQSAARRQARGDRRIAADFLRQRLKGEADLRQMPPFFRNAATDEDEKEIGRPAVPEPYFVHEGRRHAFYPSREDIPAVLLASGALGRVTVTSAGELQSPVFAAHIPAEYSQRDVWVVSYPVATDSTITSHDILFREGSTEFADGHAYDMVLALTDAMLDPGFAQTRFVIEGHASAEGTTSDNQLLSQLRAEAIVRELVRGGVSADRLIPVGYGESESHHPADAPEKLLSQDRRVVISRIDGPMD; via the coding sequence ATGAAATACCGCACGCCCTCGCCATACATCGTCTCCGCCATCGCGGCGGCAGCAATGATTACGCTCCCCCCCGCAATGATGGGCCAGGAGCCCGCAAACCCGGGATCAACCCCACTCAAGGATCGCTCAGAGAAGGTCTCACCACGATCGCAGCCGGTCGAGGACAAGTCCCGTCGGGCCAGCACCGAATCCACCCCGCTCGAAGACGAGAAGCGCGAAGCCGGCGACCGGACACAACCGGCCGGCAAAGATGCGAAGCCAATCAGGGATGACGATTTCAAGGCGAACCGCCGGTCCACCCCGGAGCGCGACACGAACGAAAAGGCCAGCCCAGATGCCGAGAAGACTACCGATCGCTCCCCTCAGAAAGCTTCACCGGATGCCCGGAAGACGACCGACCGCACCAGCGACAAGGCAGATCCTTATTCTGCGAAGGTGCGCGACAGCGATGCCAAGAAGGCCAACTCCGAATCACGCGTTACCTCCCCGGATCAACGGCGACGTACTGCGCCCAACGAGAATCTACCCGCCCCCGAAATCGGCACCGCCGAGTCGGATGTGATGAAGGCCCGGGATGAACTCGCAGTCGCCCACGATCAGCGGAAACTCGACATCAAGGGACGTGCCGACGCCGGAAAGATGGTGCAGGAGATCCTGGGCAAGCACAGCAACCTTTCTCGCGCCGAAATGAATCGGTCGAATCAAAGCGCTGCACGTCGCCAAGCCCGAGGTGATCGTCGGATCGCAGCCGACTTTCTCCGCCAACGCTTGAAAGGCGAGGCGGACTTGCGGCAGATGCCACCGTTCTTCCGCAACGCGGCCACAGACGAAGATGAAAAGGAAATCGGCAGACCGGCGGTTCCGGAACCCTACTTCGTTCATGAGGGACGCCGCCATGCCTTCTATCCGTCCCGTGAGGATATCCCCGCGGTCCTCCTTGCCAGCGGGGCCCTGGGTCGGGTGACTGTCACCTCGGCAGGTGAACTTCAGTCGCCCGTGTTCGCCGCGCACATCCCGGCCGAGTACAGCCAGCGCGACGTATGGGTCGTGTCCTATCCCGTGGCGACGGACTCCACGATCACGAGTCATGATATTCTCTTCCGCGAAGGCTCCACCGAATTCGCGGACGGGCATGCCTACGACATGGTCCTGGCCCTGACAGACGCGATGCTTGATCCTGGCTTCGCCCAGACTCGCTTCGTGATCGAGGGCCACGCGTCTGCGGAGGGAACCACCTCTGACAACCAGTTACTGTCGCAACTTCGTGCCGAGGCTATCGTCCGGGAATTGGTCCGTGGCGGCGTGTCGGCCGATCGTCTCATCCCGGTAGGATACGGCGAAAGCGAGTCGCATCATCCGGCCGACGCACCGGAGAAACTGCTTTCGCAGGATCGGCGGGTTGTCATCTCGCGGATCGACGGGCCGATGGATTGA
- a CDS encoding glutathione S-transferase family protein yields the protein MQRATTKKDAWTAKRCYPVSMADFPDEMQEGRFERQEDAFRGWVGRDGGPPVEAGRYHLYISLACPWAHRTLIVRSLLGLQEMIGVSVADPMRDERGWAFREGNGHHPDEAEGFEFLSEAYHASDPDFHGRYTVPVLWDKKVRRIVNNSEDDICRMFQECFAGAEARDLFPLHLAEEQAALSDYLYEKVNNGVYRAGFATDQAAYEKAVRDLFLALDEMAVRLERSTFLLGEHMVESDLRLFCTLIRFDSVYHGHFKCNLRRIIDWPPLLRFMRDIYLQPGIAATVSFDHIKRHYYGTHRDLNPSGIVPLGPSAVFEKAGSTG from the coding sequence ATGCAGCGTGCAACCACGAAGAAGGATGCGTGGACGGCAAAGCGATGCTATCCGGTCTCAATGGCTGATTTTCCAGACGAGATGCAGGAGGGGCGATTCGAGAGACAGGAAGACGCCTTCCGTGGATGGGTAGGCAGGGATGGTGGACCGCCCGTTGAGGCGGGACGCTATCACTTGTACATCTCGCTCGCATGCCCGTGGGCTCATCGGACGCTGATCGTGCGATCACTTCTCGGCCTGCAAGAAATGATCGGAGTGAGCGTGGCCGATCCGATGCGTGATGAACGCGGTTGGGCATTCCGGGAGGGGAATGGACATCACCCCGATGAAGCGGAGGGCTTCGAATTTCTCAGTGAAGCTTATCACGCCAGCGATCCCGATTTTCATGGGCGCTACACCGTGCCGGTCCTGTGGGACAAGAAGGTCAGGCGCATCGTGAACAACTCGGAGGACGATATCTGCCGGATGTTTCAGGAATGCTTTGCCGGAGCGGAGGCGCGGGATTTGTTCCCGCTGCATCTGGCGGAAGAGCAAGCGGCTCTCAGCGACTACCTCTACGAGAAAGTGAACAACGGCGTGTATCGCGCAGGCTTCGCTACCGATCAGGCAGCCTACGAGAAAGCAGTTCGTGATCTATTCCTCGCCCTTGATGAAATGGCGGTCCGCCTGGAGCGCTCCACGTTTCTCCTCGGCGAGCACATGGTGGAGAGTGACCTGCGGCTCTTCTGCACATTGATCCGCTTTGACTCCGTGTATCACGGGCACTTCAAATGCAACCTTCGCCGCATTATTGACTGGCCGCCGTTGCTGCGGTTCATGCGCGACATCTACCTTCAGCCCGGAATTGCCGCGACGGTAAGTTTCGACCACATCAAGCGTCACTATTACGGGACCCATCGCGATCTGAATCCATCGGGCATCGTGCCCCTCGGGCCCTCGGCCGTCTTTGAAAAGGCGGGCAGTACCGGTTGA